Below is a genomic region from Halobacterium sp. CBA1132.
AGCCGGCGGTCCGCCGCGAGTACGTCTGTGCTCTCACAGATGGGCCCGACCACCGTAACTGTGCGGGCGGGGCGGTCGTGGCTGTCGCGGGTGAGCGTCCGCACTTCGTGGTGGGCGTCGTAGAGCGCGGGCCGCAGGAGCGTCGTCATGCCGGCGTCGACGCCCGCCAGTGTCGGGCCGTCCGTGCGCTTGACGGTGTTCACTTCGGTCAGGAGGACGCCGGCGTCCGCGACGAGGAAGCGCCCGGGTTCGACGACCAGTTCTGCGTCCACGCCCGCGAGCGCGTCCCGGGTCGCGTCCGCCACCGAATCGAGGTCCAGCGGCTCCTCCTCGGGGCGGTACGGGACGCCGAAGCCGCCGCCGACATCCACGAATTCGAGGTCCATGGGCGCGTCGCGTGCGACCGCGGCGAGGCGTTCGACGACCTCGCGGTGGGCGTCGACGTCCGACTCGGAGAGCATCCCGCTGCCGACGTGGGCGTGAATCCCGACCACGTCGAACCCGCGGGCGTCGGCCTCGCGGAGCACGTCCGCCGCGCGGTCGTGGGGGATGCCGAATTTGGCGTCCGCGCCGGTCGCCACCTCGTCGCTGTGGCCGGCGCCGACGCCGGGGTGGACGCGGACCGCGAGCCGGCCGTCGAAGCCGCGCTCTTCGAGGCGGTCGATTGTGTCGCGGGCGCCCACGACGAACGTCGCCTCGGGCGCCGCCTCCAATACGTAGTCGAGGTCGCGGGCGGGCGGATTGACGGCCGTGTAGTGAATCTCGTCGGGCTCGTAGCCGGCGTCGAGCGCGCGGTACACCTCGCCGGCGGACGCGCACTCCGCGCCGGCGCCCGCGTCCCGGAGCGCTTCGAGGACCGCGCGGCCGGCGTTGGCCTTCACGGCGTAGTGGACATCGGCGTCCGGGAACGCGGCCGCGAGCCGGTCGTAGCTCTCTCTGACGCGGTCGAGGTCCTGCACGTACAGCGGCGTCTCGTACTCGGCTGCGAGGTCGCGAAGGTCGGCCGCCGACCAGTCCGCGAGCCGCCGCACGGCGCGGGCCTCGACGCGCGTCACGACCGCAGAACCTCCTCGCGTTGGGTCGCGTCGAGCGTCTCCGCTTCGAGGTCCATCGCGACGACGGCGGGCTTGAACGCGCCGCCGTCGAAGAGGTCGTGGTCGCCGACGCTGGACTCCACGTAGCGTGTGAACGCGCGGCGCTCCGGGGGCAGTTCGCCGTACAGAATCTCCTCCTCGACGAGGTCGTAGACGGGGATACGCGGCGTCAGCAGCGTGTTCTCGCCGACCACGGAGTCCTCGCCGACGACGAACCCGGAGGTGACCCGGCAGCCAGCGCCCAGCGACACGCCGTCCTCGACGACGACGGGCGCGCTCTCGACGGGTTCGAGCACGCCGCCGATGAGCGTGTTCGCGCCGAGCTTCACGTCCTCGCCGATCTGCGCGCAGGAGCCGACGGTGTCACAGGAGTCGACGAGCGTGCCGTCCCCGACGTGCGCGCCGATGTTCACGAACGCGGGGGACATCACGATGCAGTCCGAGCCGAGGTGCGCGCCGCGGCGGAGTACGGTGCCGTCGGGCGTGTTCCGCGTGCCGCGCTCGTAGAGGTCGTCGGTGTCGCGCAGCGGGAGCACGTCGTGGTAGGTGACGTCGCCGTACTCGCGGGGTTCGGTCTCGCGGAGCGCGAAGTTCAGGAGGACGCCGCGCTTGACCCACTCGACGGCCTCCCACTCGCCGTTGGTCTTCTCGGCGGCGCGCACGTCCCCGGCCTCCAGCGCGTCGAGGAACCCTTCGAGCGTGTCGGCGTCGTCGGCGCTCGCGGTTTCGGCTGTCAGGTCGCCGTCGACGGCTTCGCCGTCTGCCTGAGGCGTCTTCGACGCCTCTCCGGTTTCGTGTCGGTGCCACAGGTCTCGTACGTCAGATTCCAGACTCATAGTTCGGAAGCAACCTCCTCGAATCGGTAGAACTGGGCGGGCTGGTCGGCGAGCCACGCGGCGGCGTCGAGCGCGCCCGCCGCGAACACCGACCGATCGCCCGCGCGGTGTGTGAGTTCCAGCACTTCGCCGTTCCCCGCGAGCAGCGCCTCGTGTTCGCCGGTGACGTCACCGGCTCGGCGCGCGTGTACGCCGATTTCGCCCTCTTCGCGGGGCTGGTCGCCCACGCGACCGTGGACGCGCTCGGATTCGCCCCGTTCGTCTTCGATGCGGTCGAGTAAGACGTTCGCGGTGCCGCTGGGCGCGTCGCGCTTCCCGTTGTGGTGGGTCTCGGTGACCTCGACGTCATACTCGGGGAGTGCGCCGACCGCTTCCTCGACGGCGTCCAGCAGCGCCTGCACGCCCCGCGAGAAGTTCGCGCCGAGCAGGACGGGCGCGTCGCTGCCCGCGTCACGAAGTGTGTCCAACTGCTCGTCGTCGAAGCCCGTGGTGCCGACGACGACGGGGACGCCGGCGTCCGCGCAAGCGGTCACGTACTCCACGCTCACCTCCGGCACGGTAAAGTCCACGACCGCGTCAGGATTCTCGGCCTCCACCAGCGACCCGAACTCGCTGGCGGGGTCGAGGCCGTCGCCGCCGTCACGAGACGTCGCGAACGCCACGTCGACGCCGCGCTCGCTGGCGGCCTCCCGGACCTCGCGGCCCATCCGTCCGGTCGCGCCAGTGACCCCGATTCTCATGCGGGTACCTCCGCCTCGTCGAGCGCGGCGAGCGCCTCGCGGAGTCGTTCGCGCGTCTCCTCGGACGCGTCGGTGAGCGGCGACCGGTAGTTCGCGTCGCCGTGGCCGCGAATCTCTCGGGCGGCCTTCACGGGAATCGGGTTCGTCTCCGCGAACAGCGCGCGGTTCAGCGGTTCGAGTTCCTGGTGGCGCTGGCGCGCAGTGTCGTAGTCGCCGTCGTGGGCCGACCAGACGAGGTCGCTGACGCGCTCGGGTTCGACGTTCGCGGTGACGCTGATGGTCCCGGTGCCGCCGACCGAGAGGACGGGTAGCGTCAGGCCGTCGTCGCCGGAGAGCACGCCGAAGTCCTCCCCGCGTGTGCGCTCGACGACCTCGCTGATGCGGCCGACATCGCCGCTGGCGGCCTTGTAGCCGACGATGTTCTCGTGGCTCGCGAGCGCTTCGGCGGTCTCCACGGCGATGTTGCGCCCGGTCCGCGAGGGCACGTTGTAGATAATCTGGGGGGCGTCCACGCGGTCCGCGATTTCCCGGTAGTGGGCCTCCATTCCCTCGGGTTCGGGCTTGTTGTAGTACGGGGAGATGAGCAGCAGGGCGTCCGCGCCCGCGTCGACGGAGCGCTGGGAGAGCCCCAGCGCCTCGTGCGTGGAGTTACTGCCGGCGCCCGCGATAATCGGGACTTCGTCGCCGACCTCGTCGACGACGACTTCCACGACTTCGACGTGCTCGTCGTGGGTGAGCGTCGCGCTCTCGCCGGTCGAACCCACGGGCACGACGCCGTCGACGCCGCGGTCGACGAGGCGTCGAGCGTGCGCTCGCAGTCGGTCGAAATCGATGCTGCCGTCGGCCGCGAACGGCGTCGTCATCGCGGGGAAGACGCCGTTCACGAATGTTGTGTGGTCCATCTGGGTTTGGGTGTCGCGTCGGAGTCGGTGTGCGGGCCGTGCGTCCGTCGGCGGCCCGGCACGGGAGTGCTACGCCCGCAGCGAGCCGTGCGTGTCGGCTGTGCTGCGTTTGCGTTTACCCGAGAAGGAGACGGCACTCTCGTCGCCGACGAACCGCGTCCCGAGAGCGCCACTCATACGCGTACCTGTGGGTGTCGGAGAGTAAAGAGTTGTCGCCGCGCGCAAGCACTGCCGTTCGGGGCGACGCATCGAGAGCTTTTTGCCGCGTCTGTCCGCAGGTCCGTGTAGATGCTAGTCCTCGGGGACGCCCACGCGACCACGCCCGACCGACGGCAATCGCTGTTTGCCGCGTACCGCGCGGCCGACGCCGATGTCGCGCTCCAAGCGGGCGACCTCATGTACTACGACCTCCCGATTCCGACGTACTTCATCGGCGGCAACAACGAGGACTTCGACGTCGTCGAGGCGCTGCGCCACGGGCGCGTCGAGAGCGACGATGTCTCGAACGCCTACCTCCTCCACAGCACCGCCGAGACCGTCGCCGGCCTGCGCGTCGCCGGGCTCTCCGGGAACTACGCGCCCACGCAGTTCGAGAAGTCCCGCGAGCAGCTCTACGACGACCGCCGCCGCCACTTCGTCCGTGAGGACGTCGAGCGAGCCAAGCAGCTCGACGACGTGGATGTCTTCCTCGCGCACGAAGCCCCACACGGACTCCCCGTCACCGAAGAGTACGAGGTCGGCTGCGACCACATCGACACCATTCTCGAAGCCCTCGAACCCGACCTCTGTCTGGTCGGCCACCACCACGAACACGCCGAGAGCGAGTTCGGGTCGACGCGCGTGGTCGGGCTGGCGCCCGCGTGGGACTCCTACTACGAACTCGACCCGGACTCGCTGTCGCTGACGCGCCACGAGACGCCGCCGGCGTAGCCCGTCCGGGTCGCGCACCTTCTTTACGGCGCCGGCGCCTACGGCTCGTATGGCTCCAATCCAATCGGGGCAGCGGGTCGCCGTGCTGGTCGACTCGCAGAACCTCTACCACTCCGCGCACAGCGTCTACTCTCGGAACATCGACTACTCCTCGCTCCTCGAGAAGGCCGTTCAGGACCGCGAACTGACGCGCGCCATCGCGTACGTCATCCGCGCCCAGTCCGAAGACGAGGACAGTTTCTTCGACGCGCTCCGCGACATCGGCTTCGAGACGAAAATCAAGGACATCAAGACGTTCGGTGACGGCTCGAAGAAAGCCGACTGGGACGTCGGCATGAGCCTCGACGCGGTGACGCTCGCCGACCACGTCGACACCGTCGTGCTCTGCACGGGGGACGGCGACTTCTCCCGGCTCTGCAACCACCTCCGCCACGAGGGCGTCCGCGTGGAAGTGATGGCGTTCGAGGAATCCACCGCCGAGGAACTGGTGGACGTCGCGGACTCGTTCGTCGACCTCAGCGAGCGAGAAGAGACGTTCCTGCTCTAAACCATCCGGCCGTCGGTGCCCGTCGACCCCATCAGTAGCGACCCGGCCGCCAGCAGCGTCGTCGCGACGGCCGCGACGACCAACAGCAGCGTCGTCGCCGACGGGTCGAGACTCGCCCACACCAACATCGCGGCGCCGACAGCGAGCAGCACCGCCGCAATCCCGATTTTCGCGGTGTCGTTCATGCCTCCGGGTTGCGGCCCACACCACATAAACGCATCCACTTTCCGGACGCCCGCGCCGGCGACCCGAAGTGGCTTTACGCCCGCCAGCCGACCCTCGACGCATGCAGGACGCGGACGTGCACTCGCTGCGCACCGTCGCCGACTACCAGTTCGGGGCCGGCGCGGGGTCGGCGCTGTTCCCGCCGGAGGAACGCTTCGAGGTGCAGCGCTCGACCACCGGCCGCCCACAGCAGGTCGCTCGCGACGACGGCGCGCGCCTCGTTTCCGTCGGGATGGACGGCCGCTTTACGCTCGGCACCGCGGGCGGCCGCCGTCTCGTCGACGACCTTCCACACCCTGCGGTGCGCGTGGTCGTCGGCGACGACAGCGAGCCGTTCGTCCGCGAGGGGAAGAACGTCTTCGCGAAGTTCGTCCAGACGGTCGACCCGGACGTCCGCGCCGGCGACGAGGTCGCGGTCGTCCACGAGCGCGGCGCGCTGCTCGCGGTCGGTCGCGCGGAACTGGACGCTGGCTCGATGCTCGACTTCGACACCGGGATGGCAGTGATGGTGCGGGATAGCGTCCAGAAGTAATCACCGGACGAGCGAAGCGAGTCCGGGCCGAGGAGCGACCGTAGAGAGTGGTTCGAAAGGCGCTGCGCGCCTTTCGTCATCACGAAAGACGGCGGAGCCGTCTTTCGAACGATGACGCTGGCTTTTGGCCGAGATTTTGCAAGCGAGGAAGCGAAGCGACCGAGTGCAGCAAAAGGTCGTTCGTCATCCTTTTCACGCCGCGACGCGACGCTTCGGGCATGTTTGGCGGAGGCGGCATGAACCCCCAGAAGATGCAGCAGATGATGAAACAGATGGGCATCGACGTCGACGAGATCGATGCCACCGAGGTCGTCATCAAACAGGCCGACGGCGACCAGCTCGTCTTCGACAACCCGGACGTCACGAAGATGGACGCGCGCGGGCAGGAGACCTACCAGATTATCGGTGAACCCGAGACCGTCGAGAGCGCGGGCGAGATCGAAGCCGAGGCCGATGTCGAGGCACCGGGCGAGAGCGGCGGCGGGATTCCCGAGGACGACATCGAGCTGGTCGTCCAGCGGACCGGCGCCACCGAGGCCGACGCGCGCGCTGCGCTGGAGGCGACCGACGGCGACCTCGCCGCGGCCATCTCCCGGCTGGAGTGATTCTGCTCGTTCGGGAGGACCGGGAGTTCCTCGCTGCACCGGGCGACGAGGTCCACACCGACCTCGGCGTCATCGACGTCCCCGAGAACGTCGAAGCCGGTGAGACGGTGGAGACGCATCTCGGTGAGCCGTTCACGGTCCGAGAGCTACGCGGCCCGGACCTGTTCAACCACCTCGACCGGACGGGCGCGCCGATGATGCCCAAGGACATCGGGTTGATTGTCGGACACACGGGCGCCTCGCGCGGCGACCGCGTGCTCGACGCCGGCACGGGGACGGGCGTGCTCTCGGCGTACCTCGGGCGCCTCGGCGCGGACGTCGTGACGTACGAGCGCGACGCGGAGTTCGCCGAGGTCGCACGCGAGAACATGGAACTCGCGGAAGTCGCGGACCGCGTGGACGTTTGCACGGGCGACGTGACCGACCACCTCGACGACCTCGCGGAGTTCGACCTGCTGACCTTGGACACGGAGAACGCACCGGTAGTCGTCGGGCAGGCGACCGACCTCCTGATTTCGGGCGGCTACGCCGCCGTCTACTCCCCGTTCGTGGAGGACGCCCGCGAGGTCAATCTCGCGGCCGAGGAAGCGGGTCTCGTGAACGTGGAGACTGTCGAGACGATTCAGCGGGAGATGGATGTCGACGAACGCGGCTCGCGGCCGTCCACTGCGGGCGTCGGCCACACCGGCTACTTGACGTTCGCGCGGAACCCGTAGCTGTCCGGCGGCTCGTTCTCGGGGACGGCTCGCCGCCTCGCCGCATCCACCGTCCCGCTCTCGATTACTGCATAGCCCGGGCTGGTCGCGTTCCCGTATGTAAACTTTGGGCGTAGTGGTGGCTGTAGGGTCGAAAGCGAGCATACGCGCGAGCGTAGCGAGCGCACCCGAAGCGGAAAAAGGTACTACTCGACGTAGTCGATGTCGTCCATGTCGCTGCCGGCGTCGTCGGGTTCAGGCTCGGGTTCGGGTTCGGGGTCGTCGCCGCGGCCGTAAATCTGCGGGGAATCGACGCCGGTGACGACAACCATGGTGCGCATCTCGCCTTCGATGTCTTCGTCGACGCTGGTCCCCCAGATGATGCGGGCGTCGGGGTCGATGCGGTCGTAGAGCTGTTCGACGACGCCTTCGGCCTCCTCGATGCTCATGTCCGGGCCGCCAGTGACGTTGACGAGCGCGGAGTTCGCCGAGGAGATGTCGACGTCGAGCAGCGGGGAGCGTAGCGCGCTCTTGACGGAGTCGGCGGCTTTGGCGTCGGAGTCGGCTTCGCCGAGGCCGATCATGGCGACGCCGCCTTTCTCCATGACGGTGCGAACGTCGGCGAAGTCGAGGTTGACGAGGCCGGGCTTGGTGATGAGTTCCGTGATGCCCTTCACCGAGCGCATGAGGACTTCGTCGGAGACCTTGAACGCTTCGCGGACGGGGAGCTTGCCGACCGAGTCGAGGAGACGGTCGTTGGGAACGACGATGACGGTGTCGGCGACGTCGCGGAGGCGTTCGAGGCCGGCTTCGGCGTTCGTGCGGCGGACCTCGCCCTCGGCCGTGAACGGCGTCGTGACGATGGCGATGGTGAGCGCGCCGGCGTCACGGGCGGCCTTCGCGACGACAGGCGCGGAGCCAGTACCAGTGCCGCCGCCGAGACCGGCGGTGACGAACACCATGTCCGAGCCCTCGATGGAGTCCCGAATCTCGTCCTGGGATTCGAGGGCGGCTTCCTCGCCGACCTGCGGGAGCGACCCCGCACCGCGGCCTTGGGTCTTCTGCTGGCCCATGAGAATCTTGGTGTCGGCCTCGATGTCGACGAGGTGCTGG
It encodes:
- the dapB gene encoding 4-hydroxy-tetrahydrodipicolinate reductase; the protein is MRIGVTGATGRMGREVREAASERGVDVAFATSRDGGDGLDPASEFGSLVEAENPDAVVDFTVPEVSVEYVTACADAGVPVVVGTTGFDDEQLDTLRDAGSDAPVLLGANFSRGVQALLDAVEEAVGALPEYDVEVTETHHNGKRDAPSGTANVLLDRIEDERGESERVHGRVGDQPREEGEIGVHARRAGDVTGEHEALLAGNGEVLELTHRAGDRSVFAAGALDAAAWLADQPAQFYRFEEVASEL
- a CDS encoding NYN domain-containing protein — protein: MAPIQSGQRVAVLVDSQNLYHSAHSVYSRNIDYSSLLEKAVQDRELTRAIAYVIRAQSEDEDSFFDALRDIGFETKIKDIKTFGDGSKKADWDVGMSLDAVTLADHVDTVVLCTGDGDFSRLCNHLRHEGVRVEVMAFEESTAEELVDVADSFVDLSEREETFLL
- a CDS encoding metallophosphoesterase is translated as MLVLGDAHATTPDRRQSLFAAYRAADADVALQAGDLMYYDLPIPTYFIGGNNEDFDVVEALRHGRVESDDVSNAYLLHSTAETVAGLRVAGLSGNYAPTQFEKSREQLYDDRRRHFVREDVERAKQLDDVDVFLAHEAPHGLPVTEEYEVGCDHIDTILEALEPDLCLVGHHHEHAESEFGSTRVVGLAPAWDSYYELDPDSLSLTRHETPPA
- the ftsZ gene encoding cell division protein FtsZ, which produces MDSIVQDAIDEAEDEDSASEAGDVPSEGSSASVPTGEMTDDELEDVLKELQTSITVVGCGGAGSNTINRMFDEGIHGASLVAANTDVQHLVDIEADTKILMGQQKTQGRGAGSLPQVGEEAALESQDEIRDSIEGSDMVFVTAGLGGGTGTGSAPVVAKAARDAGALTIAIVTTPFTAEGEVRRTNAEAGLERLRDVADTVIVVPNDRLLDSVGKLPVREAFKVSDEVLMRSVKGITELITKPGLVNLDFADVRTVMEKGGVAMIGLGEADSDAKAADSVKSALRSPLLDVDISSANSALVNVTGGPDMSIEEAEGVVEQLYDRIDPDARIIWGTSVDEDIEGEMRTMVVVTGVDSPQIYGRGDDPEPEPEPEPDDAGSDMDDIDYVE
- a CDS encoding PUA domain-containing protein — protein: MQDADVHSLRTVADYQFGAGAGSALFPPEERFEVQRSTTGRPQQVARDDGARLVSVGMDGRFTLGTAGGRRLVDDLPHPAVRVVVGDDSEPFVREGKNVFAKFVQTVDPDVRAGDEVAVVHERGALLAVGRAELDAGSMLDFDTGMAVMVRDSVQK
- the dapA gene encoding 4-hydroxy-tetrahydrodipicolinate synthase, whose product is MDHTTFVNGVFPAMTTPFAADGSIDFDRLRAHARRLVDRGVDGVVPVGSTGESATLTHDEHVEVVEVVVDEVGDEVPIIAGAGSNSTHEALGLSQRSVDAGADALLLISPYYNKPEPEGMEAHYREIADRVDAPQIIYNVPSRTGRNIAVETAEALASHENIVGYKAASGDVGRISEVVERTRGEDFGVLSGDDGLTLPVLSVGGTGTISVTANVEPERVSDLVWSAHDGDYDTARQRHQELEPLNRALFAETNPIPVKAAREIRGHGDANYRSPLTDASEETRERLREALAALDEAEVPA
- a CDS encoding 2,3,4,5-tetrahydropyridine-2,6-dicarboxylate N-succinyltransferase; the protein is MSLESDVRDLWHRHETGEASKTPQADGEAVDGDLTAETASADDADTLEGFLDALEAGDVRAAEKTNGEWEAVEWVKRGVLLNFALRETEPREYGDVTYHDVLPLRDTDDLYERGTRNTPDGTVLRRGAHLGSDCIVMSPAFVNIGAHVGDGTLVDSCDTVGSCAQIGEDVKLGANTLIGGVLEPVESAPVVVEDGVSLGAGCRVTSGFVVGEDSVVGENTLLTPRIPVYDLVEEEILYGELPPERRAFTRYVESSVGDHDLFDGGAFKPAVVAMDLEAETLDATQREEVLRS
- the lysA gene encoding diaminopimelate decarboxylase, encoding MTRVEARAVRRLADWSAADLRDLAAEYETPLYVQDLDRVRESYDRLAAAFPDADVHYAVKANAGRAVLEALRDAGAGAECASAGEVYRALDAGYEPDEIHYTAVNPPARDLDYVLEAAPEATFVVGARDTIDRLEERGFDGRLAVRVHPGVGAGHSDEVATGADAKFGIPHDRAADVLREADARGFDVVGIHAHVGSGMLSESDVDAHREVVERLAAVARDAPMDLEFVDVGGGFGVPYRPEEEPLDLDSVADATRDALAGVDAELVVEPGRFLVADAGVLLTEVNTVKRTDGPTLAGVDAGMTTLLRPALYDAHHEVRTLTRDSHDRPARTVTVVGPICESTDVLAADRRLPRPERGDLLAVGNAGAYGVEMASQYNSRPRPAVAVIDGGDHRLARERDSLSDLTTPER
- a CDS encoding tRNA (adenine-N1)-methyltransferase — its product is MILLVREDREFLAAPGDEVHTDLGVIDVPENVEAGETVETHLGEPFTVRELRGPDLFNHLDRTGAPMMPKDIGLIVGHTGASRGDRVLDAGTGTGVLSAYLGRLGADVVTYERDAEFAEVARENMELAEVADRVDVCTGDVTDHLDDLAEFDLLTLDTENAPVVVGQATDLLISGGYAAVYSPFVEDAREVNLAAEEAGLVNVETVETIQREMDVDERGSRPSTAGVGHTGYLTFARNP
- a CDS encoding nascent polypeptide-associated complex protein → MFGGGGMNPQKMQQMMKQMGIDVDEIDATEVVIKQADGDQLVFDNPDVTKMDARGQETYQIIGEPETVESAGEIEAEADVEAPGESGGGIPEDDIELVVQRTGATEADARAALEATDGDLAAAISRLE